The following proteins come from a genomic window of Montipora capricornis isolate CH-2021 chromosome 9, ASM3666992v2, whole genome shotgun sequence:
- the LOC138016316 gene encoding neuromedin-B receptor-like, producing MAQQFLRNLSYDIQPFNQTMARQQNNSGEPLSQAQLFDPLSFQIMVVSFFSIISAFGFLGNVCLLGTILKWKRLRKPCGLLLANISCADLGMAIIAAPLRIAEMYFNGWPFGSALCRLLPPLQDVMVCVSVVTHSTISLERYRATVNPFKPRLSAGRTKLVILGIWLFCYVFGGLPLTFPLKLRFFKGTAFCVPDWTQLYRRVYQTYLVFFFILVQLVIQSYAYISIIRTLKSKSDIVAEVAARTKSLIQSGESFDSPRVPCCAMVARVKRKQKLVKMLLFLVVAFQICHLPRGITMLYREFANPSSIGATFEFIDLVSLALYYLKHVINPFILFAMSANFRNGIVACFKGKEFPEKSNQTAPFRTTRNYALKPGEDFDEDSDKNGEDDQL from the coding sequence ATGGCACAGCAGTTTTTAAGGAACCTTAGCTATGATATTCAGCCATTCAACCAAACCATGGCGCGTCAACAAAACAACAGTGGTGAACCTTTAAGCCAAGCGCAATTATTTGATCCGTTATCATTTCAAATTATGGTCGTGTCCTTCTTCTCTATAATTTCTGCGTTTGGGTTTCTTGGAAACGTATGTTTGCTTGGAACTATTTTGAAGTGGAAGCGACTGAGAAAGCCCTGTGGTCTTTTACTCGCCAATATTTCTTGCGCAGATTTGGGTATGGCTATTATTGCCGCGCCATTACGAATCGCAGAGATGTACTTCAACGGATGGCCATTTGGTTCCGCCCTTTGTCGGCTCTTACCTCCTCTTCAAGATGTTATGGTGTGTGTGTCAGTAGTTACGCATTCTACGATTTCATTGGAACGTTACAGAGCCACTGTAAACCCCTTCAAGCCAAGACTATCAGCAGGAAGAACAAAACTTGTGATCCTAGGAATATGGCTTTTCTGCTACGTGTTCGGTGGTCTTCCGTTAACTTTCCCTTTGAAACTGCGGTTCTTTAAGGGAACGGCATTTTGCGTTCCCGACTGGACGCAACTGTATCGCAGAGTTTATCAAACCtatcttgtttttttcttcattcttgTTCAGCTTGTCATTCAGAGTTACGCGTACATAAGCATCATTAGAACATTGAAAAGTAAAAGCGATATCGTAGCAGAAGTGGCTGCTAGAACAAAAAGCCTGATCCAGTCGGGCGAATCTTTCGATTCGCCGCGAGTCCCTTGCTGTGCTATGGTCGCGCGTGTAAAACGCAAACAGAAACTTGTGAAAATGCTTCTGTTTTTGGTTGTAGCGTTCCAAATCTGTCATCTTCCACGTGGAATTACGATGCTATACCGTGAATTTGCTAATCCATCCTCGATCGGTGCCACGTTTGAGTTTATCGACCTTGTATCATTAGCACTTTACTACCTAAAGCACGTTATTAACCCGTTCATCCTGTTTGCCATGAGCGCCAACTTTAGAAACGGGATTGTGGCGTGCTTCAAGGGAAAAGAATTTCCAGAAAAGTCAAACCAGACTGCGCCGTTTAGAACGACGCGAAACTATGCTTTGAAACCGGGAGAAGATTTTGATGAAGATTCAGACAAAAATGGCGAGGATGATCAGTTGTAA